The region TCCAAGATGCATcgtaattgcactcgtcactttgagagaTGTTAAGTGTAATTACCCCTGTAGTTTCATAAGCTGAGGCGCCCTCAAACCGAATCAGAAATTGTGCCCACCTAGGTGGCATGCTTTGAAAAGAAACCTGCCACTACACCTCTTCACTGCCAATCTTATGGATTGCTTTAGGGACTACATGTTGACAACAAACTGTTGAACATGGTTTTGCTGAAAGCTGTCCAACCAGCAAATATGCTCAACATTTGCTGGTTTGAGAACCAGTGCTGGTCTTCCACTCTGCTAGTTCACTCAAGCTCTGTTACTAGGTATTCTCAACCCAAGACCGAGACTGAGATctgtctgagcaaagtctaagtacggtCTAACCACCTTAttgtctgctaacttaaatcattgctaattctcactctgtcttcttctattgaactaagtcagaatgagaaaaaacactccttagcggttgttttaagttagcggaccattatgaataagggggttagactttactcacgaaaaacttagctgagtataAGCTTAGCGTAATCAGCGATTACGATTTTTTAGTCAATTGACATCTGAAATTATGCTGTGCTTAAGCTAAGACTGCCTATGCAAAAGCctagttcgcgttttatcacactcggctaatttttccgtaagtaaagtctgagcaaagtctcaTCCGGAGACTCTTTTAATTACAAGCCCTCTTCTCTGTCAAAATACAACAGCTATAGATAagattattacaaatataaaactgTGCTGTTAtacattgtatttaaatatttatttattattcagctTGGACTTAAAGTTACAAGATGCCGCAGTTAGTGGAATCGGAGGCTTCCTAGTACACAGGTCTAATTTAGACTTGTCTAAACTATCCTTTGACATCGAGATATCCGTGCCATACCTAAATGTCACAGCGGGTAAGATTTTTTTCTAATACTTCACTCTAAAATAAGAATAAGGAAATCTGTTCATAGCCCCCGCGCGTTGGAACGGACCTTGTCACATTAACGGCTGTGTGACGTCAGCGAGCAGTCGATAGTTTGCAAACGCAATGCAATTTTTTCATGCAATGAGAGTATTAAGCCTTGTTCGTGGCCGTTCTCGTCGCTGTATGTATACAAGGATGAGAACGGCGATCGAAAGCCAGTTAAAGTCTCTCCTTCTCTTTCACTCGAATCGAAACGCAACATACTCTTTGTCTTTACTTTCATagcattgtttttaaaattgtgaGGCTGACACTCCCATTATCTCGGGGAACTTTTTGGCGGGAACTCGGCAAGAGTGTTTATCTTCTCAGCTGAATTCTTATTTGTGTAAAGTTGTTTGGTGTCTAATGAAAGTATTGTACAATAAACGAACTTTATAATGACTAGCAATTGAAGAATTTAAGTGAATTCGCGAATGTTTCTCTTTTAGGTTGCCCCAGAAATCACTGACTGCTCTTCACTGAAGTTTGTGAGGGTTATTAGTATGTCCAATAGCAAGTTTAAAGTATTTCTATTAACGAGAATTCAAAAGCGTCAACTAAACTAAACGTCAAAATTATGCAGAAAACACATCTCCCAATAATTGACGTTCGATTTTACGAGAATATGATTACCCTTAATCGGGACTGAGCCATCAGATTGTAGGCGAAtgcgaaatttaactttttgacaTAAAGTTGCGTCGATTCTATTCTCGTTTTATTACGAGAATAAGGTTGCAGGGCGCTAGAAGACGAAGACCGACGTGCGGCTTAAATTTTTTGACTTCAGTCATCCCGTGCAATAATGTTGAAATATCGAGAAATTCAAAATATCTCGTTGACTGTAGTTCTAAGACAcgtcatatttttaattttttttagttttcagttttcagtttttatatttttatttataaaattttaatttctttttaggTGGCTATGATCTTGATGGCGATATTTTAACAGCTATTCCAATTTACGGAAAAGGCAGAGCTGAGTAAGTATCGGTATatcattaagtttaattttattgtaaatcaaattcaaatatttttattaaaaatagattttaagATCACTATTTAACATCAaaatactaccacccatttgaaatagtattcatcacacctgagaagaacgggcgcaagaaactcggcgggcttttctttttttttaaattctgttacAATAAAGGCAGTATCataaactaaaattttaaagtaCTTAAACGAGCCGACCCAACAGACTCTGTtctgtaaatagaaaaaaatgatgtaggtattcgggaataatgaaataagagattgcttgtaactaattctagtaggcttcataagatacataatagctttaagggtaaatgtatacacttctataataaagtcccagccactgttcaggtattatctataaataaatttaaatgttttataaaaaaacggctctgtcgtaaatcctattactccacagctgaatatctaaatgatcggacagcctgggactagattgtgattattttatagcgatagaaatgactgtacaatattgtatatttttattgaaaagagcgcaaaaaaagaaggctgggagagtttcttgcgccgcttcttcgctctcagagcgccatttgtttccgaagcggtagtagtatctagtagttattagaaatgacatcaaaaaaaattctaaaggaatcaattttgagaaaataaatgcctttatgccttttaatgtacTAAGgcatcaaatcaaataaataaaaacgtatttctgattgattttataatgataatgaaTGATGATGGCTACACGTATTCATCCCTACTCCGTGGTTTACAATTTAATCTCATTATTACTAACCATTCAATAATTACAGATTCATCGTCGAAGGATTCAGATTTTCAGCAAAACTTTTCCTGAAACAATCTGATAATAAGGTTTCTGTGATCCTGGACCGAATTGACAATATTGATTTTGACATCCCGTCCTTCAAGGTATATTACTGATTTTATTTTTCTCCAGTCAATTCTTAGAATACCTATGTGATCAGAATTcgactaatttattttttatgtttaactttaataataattaattacttatccACGTTGCAAAGACAATGtagttcaaaatatataataatatatcaatgaAATTTTGGCTTTTGTAACTAAAACGATCACACTGTAGCATTCTAAGCTCCGATTTCACCAATAACACTTTAGAGTTTCATAAAACTCTGTTTTACTTACTCTGAGGTTACATATTGTCACAAGAGAATGTATCAAAAAATTGTCAAGTGTCATCGATAAGTATGAAATATATCATACCTTTTATGTCAAATCTTCTGTTACGATAACGACAGTGACAGCTGTCTTGAATGTGATCAAAAAAGTTAAACGTCCAAAATTAGGCGGTCAACCAAAGAgtacaataatatatagggaaaagagagccctctctacgcattatgagctgtctatttgataactagcgccatctggagattggccccgaaaataactattgtatatgctcgaaattataaaattcatttttaatgttgtgacgcaattaaataactaactctactttttaatgtaggtattgcaattttttaccatgttgaaattttgCGTAgcgttagttatttaattttgtcacaacatagaacttaaaggatagatttagtagtgtaaacaTGCAAAATGGATCACGAGAGCTACATATATGcacaaacgctagaagtagccgccattttatgaccagtgggcagtgacacaactacagaaaagttgaaaggtttcaaagcgagtgacagctttCATTTTCGGACCAATTAACAGATGGcgctacagtcttctgaaaacgtcactttaggGCGTCTGTCCCACCTCTGCGGTCAACTAATAAACGCGTTTAGTTTTTGTAGGTGAAATGCGAATTGAttcatacatatacatactaTAAACTCGGTTACAAATGTAAACTAAGTTCAAAGTGTTCGCATATTGCGTTCTATTTCAATGGTGAAATCGGCCCTAAAAGGTTTGAATATTCTCTCAAGCTAACAATaggtcaatataaaaaatacaaaagacagATGTATTTTAGAGATACtgatatttttcaatttctttagaGTTAAAATCTACTTGGCAGGAGACATAGGTGAGCTGGTCCattgctataacataaattgTCACTTTTCAGTCCAAATTAACTGGCGCTATCGGAGGTGGAGATATAGATGGCATCGTTAACTCCGTTGTAGAAGACGTCATTATCGATTACGTCCTGCGGTTCCGTGGTGCGATATCCAAGGCGGCTGAATTAGTAGTCTTGGAAGTAATGAACCCGGTTCTTGAGCAGTTGGACACCTGGCGCTTCCTTGCTCCTCTCTTACCACGAGTGTAAATATATTGATTAATAAATgcatttaaaaagtttaattgaaGTTATTCGAATGATTGTCTTAtacttatatacaatataagaacattaatgataataaaatctaaactaatattataaagaggaaacatttgttgGAATCGAGGGTAGGTGTGAAAAAAGTTAACACTGTTTTTAAAGAGCTCCGTATTTTCAatcatcttaaaattaaaaaaaagtaattttatactattattttagtaGATTTAGTGTTAAGTGTGATAAATGTGATAAATAGTACCCACCAGACAGTACTTATTCTCCTAGTGAAAGTCAATTAAGTTCACTTCTTTAATATCCCTTTGTTCCGATCACTACGTATCACCAGTCATCATGGATGCATTAAAAGACTCGCTCAACGCCATGGCTGAAATGTTCGAACAGAAGATGAGCGAGTTCCAGCAGGGCCTAGATAATGGACCCATTACAAACACATCCCTGGCTGCAGAGTTTAACAGCTTCAGGACCTTTGTGCTCTCTGCCATGAATACTTTGCAGAGACAGGTGGAGTTCCTTGGTATAGAGGTTGATCGTCTGGAGATGCGTAGAAGGCGCAAAATGCTACTAGTGCACGGAGTCAGCGAAGATAAGTCGGAAGATGTTACTTCACGTGTTTGTAAAGTAGTAGGGGAACATCTTGGTGTGACTGGATTCTCTGTTGCTTCCATCAAGTCATCCCATCGCTTAGGACGTCCTTCCGAAAAGAAACCTCGTCCTATAGTGGTAAAGTTTGCGGATGTAGCATTGCGGGATAAGGTTTGGTTCTCCAAAACTGGATTTAAGGGCAGCGGTTTAACTGTGTCAGAGTTTTTAACAAAGAGTCGTCATAACTTATTTATGGAGGCAAGGCAGAGATTCGGCATAAACAAGTGCTGGACAAGGGATGGATGCATACATATTATAGGCCCAGATGGTTCACATCACCGAGCTGAGTGGAAAGCTGACCTACACAGCATACCACAGACATCTAAACAGACATCTAAGCCTCTGACTCAGGGTACTGCCAGTCTCACCTCCAGGTCCAAAAGAACGGTCAAAAATAAGTAATAGGTATCATTAATCTGTAAGTATTTTAAGGTAATGTAACCTTTAAATAACTTGTACAATTCATAGGTTTAGTTAACTGTAAGCTTTTTGTAACTTCTAATTACCCATGTCACTACCACAAAGCCTAAGCTATCCTAGTATGAATCTTTATGTTATGTATATGAATTAAACCTTtgtttatttagtatttataacttattacaaaatttcataaccATCCTGTGTtgataattaagataatatataaagaatGCATATACCTAACTTGTAATGCACCACATTGTAACATTTGTGTTATAGTTTAATAGTTTGGTAACAAGCCTGCAGTATTCATTTACATCCTGTTCTGTTTtttaataccaaaaataaaatggaacatcatataactattaaatgctatttattaaacattttaaataaacaattttccataaaatttgataatttgatattactaaatgcagcttatatttcaaacattttcaaTTGTTACATAGTATAAATGTCATACTACATAATTATCAGATTTATATTGCCTATGCTATTTCTTTCCTGTGtatcatatatttaataaactgtagTTTTAGTGTAATAAATCAAATTCCGTTGTTGATACTAGAAAATGAAAACTGTAGTTGTTACATAATAGGTACCTATTAAATTACCATTGTTATTTGTGTAGACTGTAGTGTCTTGTGTGACTGGCAGATGTACGTGACAACTGTCATCTAATGACAGCTGTGACATTTGACATACCAGCCGCAGACTAAATAACTGCTTTGGATACAAGGCTTTTGGTCATCACTGCGCTGGCATTTATAGattattagaattagattatagAATTACATGATTAGTAAGCTAAGTTATTGAAGCTGTAAGATAGCGccgcttattattttattatttattttttctcacCCTTAATATGGGTCaaggtattaaaaatattatgttttaattactgCATCATGTTTTcaccgtaaataaaatttgtacagcATAAAAATGGAGTACTCAGATGGAGGCGCGcaatctttatttcttttttataataatttacgtgAAAATTACAAGTCTATCTCAAAACAGCTTCATagatatagtttatattatttttattcttttaatttgtatatgtacttcatttttattattgtaattttttgtctTTAGTCACTTAGTTTTTAGTCCTCTAAGTTACCTATTTAAAACCTACCTATGTTTTTTGAGGGTTTTGagataaatagtttatttttgctAAAAGGAAAACAGGGGttactttttcatttttgattgtttttactttatcttttatttttttttattttttattattgtttgttttaagaaGTGAATTAATCTCTCCTTGCAACTGGCGGGTGGGTTCgttaatcatttaatttaatttaatttaattatttttgtatattattttttagtttaggaAACTCGTTGCAGGTATACTTttggatattattttatataggattattttttgtgtaatagtataagtagtaataaacagtagataatttttaaatattatcaagaTTCAAAATGTCACATAACTCTAGCCTTGATGATTTTCAGTCTATAGTCTCTTCTGGTTCTAGTGgtgaagaaagttttcaaagTGTATCTTATATTCCTATTGACGTTGCTCTCAGTAATCACTTCCCAGACACACAGAAAAACTTTAATATAGTTCACCTAAATGCACAAAGCATTCCTGCACATTATCTTGACCTTCAGGCGTCGTTTGATTCTAGCAATGTTCATGCCGTACTTATTTCTGAGTCGTGGCTTAAGCCCAGCCTCCCTTCTTCCTCTTACTACCTTCCAGGCTACCACCTCCTTCGCAACGACCGTGTGGGTAGAGTTGGTGGCGGCGTTGCAATCTATCTTCGATCTCACCTTCCGTTTTCAATCATAAGTTCTTCTAGTGATTCCATGTCACAGAATGAAGTTGAGTATCTTCTTGTTGAAGTTATCCTTTCACATACAAAAATCCTTCTTGGAGTATTCTACAGTCCTTCACTTAATGTCGATTATTTCTCTTCCTTTGATCATATCCTCGAGAAATTTGTACCACTATATGATCACTTGATTTTGATGGGTGATTTTAATACCTGTCTTCTTAAAGATGACCATCGTTCAAAAAAGCTTTTGTCCGTTACTGATTCCTACAATCTCCATATCCTTCCTCTTACAGCCACCCACTTCTTTCCTCACTCCACTCCGTCTCTTCTTGACCTCATCATAGTCTCTAAGCCCGAGTATGTAAACTCGCATGGGCAATGCTCTGCGGATGCTTTTTCCTTCCACGATCTCATTTTTCTCTCCTATAAAGTACGCCCCCCTAAACGTAAACCCCAAATACTGATGCAGCGGAATTTTTCTGGGATGGATATGCAACGTCTTTCTATAGACGCACAAACTATTGATTgggatgtcatttttaattctaatagtATCAACGATAAGCATGCGCCAGTTAAACCCGTGAAGATAAAGCATTTACCTGCTCCTTggcttactgatgatattaaaaaactgCAAATTTCTAAAAATCGAGCTAAATCTATTTATAAGCATAATAACTCTGATCTTAACCGGGAAAAGTATATAAGATTAAGGAATCGTTGCAATACAATGTGCAGAGACGCGCAGCGACGCCATATCTACTCGTCTGTTGAGAACGGTGAAACCAGTAAAGTTTGGAAATTCCTAAGAACGCTAGGAGTTGGGAAGCAACAACATACAGTTTCCAATAATCTAAATATTGAACAACTTAATCAACATTTCTCTCAAAATTCATCTTTTCTTGACAATAACACTAAAGCTCAAACGCTTAAATCCCTATCCTTAATCCCAACCCCTGACTTTCCACCGTTCAACTTCTCTCCCTTCACTGATTCTGACGTTAAAAAAACCATTTTGTCTGTTACATCTAAGGCCGTTGGTAGTGATTGCATTAGTCGTAATATGATCCTTCCTATCATAGATATCCTAGTTCCTACAATCTTccatattcttaatttttctaTAACGTCTGGCCAATTTCCTGTAGCCTGGAAAGACGCTAATGTTATTCCAATACCTAAAATTTCTAAACCACATAATCTTTCTGACTATCGCCCCATATCTATACTACCTTTTCTTTCCAAGGTTCTTGAACGCTTAGTCCATCAACAAttctctatatttattaataagcacAGTGTTCTTAACCCTCTCCAATCTGGTTTTCGTCCAGGACATAGTACGACTACTGCACTTATAAAAATTACCGATGATATCCGATCTGGCATGGATAAGCAACAGCTCACAATACTTACACTACTCGACTTCAGTAATGCCTTCTGCACTGTTGACTTTGATATTTTGCTGAGCATGTTGAGTTCTATTAACGTATCTCCAACAGTGATAGGGTGGTTTCGAAGCTATTTACGTGGGCGTCGGCAAAGGACTAAGATTGATAATAACACTTCAACCTGGTCTAACCTTTCCGCTGGAGTTCCACAAGGCGGTGTACTATCTCCTCttctttttgcaatttttattaactctataactaaaaatttaacttcCTGGTATCATATGTATGCAGACGATCTCCAGATATACTCACAATCTTCTCTCGAGGGTCTGCCTTTAGCTATTAAAAACACTAACAAAGACTTAACTACAATCGTGGAATGGAGTACTGCCCATGGACTAAAAGTGAATCCGTCGAAAACTCAATGTATTATTGTTGGTAGCTCACAACTAACCCATAAAATTGAGTGGGGTAATCTACCTCCCATTTCTGTAGGAGGAACTCTTATTCCTTTTAGCTGCTCTGTTAAGAGCTTGGGCGTATTCATTGATCGGAATTTGTCTTGGCACCATCAATTAAAAGAAGTTAGTAGGAAGCTCTATGCTGCCTCtcactcattaaaaaaactccAAAATTTTCTTCCTATTCCCACGAAAACTTTACTCGCTCAATCCCTTCTCCTGTCCATTCTTGACTACGCTGACATTTCATATGTCGACTTAACCGAACTCCAGTTGGATAAGCTTGAACGATTGCAGAACAtgtgtattcgttttatatttggactacgtaagtatgaccACGTGTCTGAATTTCGCAAAAAGCTCAAATGGCTCCCTATCCGCTTGCGTAGAAATTTCCATATACTTATACATCTCTATCGTGTCCTATTTGATCCTAAAACTCCTATATATCTCAAGGAAAAATTTTCAGCATTAAGTTCTCACCAACTATATCTTCGGTCTGTTCATAATCTCTTGCTTTGTACACCTGTTCATAAAACTTcctttttcaacaattcatttgctgtgcaagctgttaacctatggaattctcttccctctgaaatcagaaaggctcaaactctccaatctttcaaaacaacgctccataattattatttattactgtgacaatttcaatactagttcttttcttggaattatttactgtatgtttaaattatatgcatatcgataacaccaccttctgttatcttttcaactataactgattcattataggttgcctggtagaaatcgctcttaagcgataaggccgcctattgctttttgtagtctcgatttttgttatgtttcataattttgtggtatgcaataaagatatatttcatttcatttcatttcatttcatttcatttcatttcatttgtgtttttgtatgtatgtttgtaatgttttcacacaagaACTACTGGACTGATTTCAAtaattctttcaccattagaaagctgcatctaAAGGTAAACCGAGgctataaaacatttaaaaaaaataggactccctaataaaaatgcaatactTTGACGCAATGtgtgaaaaaaattgtcatGAAAAACTGTCATCGCGTGAGCTCCGGAAACTATTGATAATAGATCAAAAAATGTTCAACAGTATTAAAGAACGTAtcatctacaaaaaagtccgcgaCACCAAatgtccaactactgtagttatgccactagtaaattataatttttaagaatgCATAAATTAATACCGTGGGCGAAACAATAATTAGTGTGAAAAGGACAACTACCACTAACAATCAATAACAACTCAATAATAAGAGTTTGGTTATCGACAATTTCCTTCTCAAAACTAGGCAACGAAATTATTGGAACAGAATATGAAGGAAATATTCTAtgttaaacattaaaaatgtttctgGTTATATTTGGCCAACATTTTtactggtatttttttatataagaggaggctCGGGCAAGAGGCTCGCGTGATCGGAAGTTGTGAGGCGGCAACCTATAGACatcgcaacaccaggggtcaaaaGTTGGGAGGGGAGTATGCTCTAAGATTGAAAGACCCTTAGTCCTAtaggttcgggaaaactgcagctgGTGTGTGAGACAAGAAGTTCCTCGCCAATCGcgtggttgtagaatgccagacgtcaacataaTGAGGGTGTATGATCATTTTCTGACGTACCTAATGTCTGGTGGTGAAAATCCCATGTTAGTATCAACCTGAAAAACTGCTCTGAGCAATctccgtgatatatgcggtaagTCGTAAGAATCAAGCCGCTCGGAGATAACTTAATATTGAATGTGAGCCGCTCTTCCATACCAGCTTAGCTTTAGCGTAACCGCATACAAATGCGGTCAAATGAAAGAAGCTGGTACTAGGGAGTGAGAATAGTACTCCACTCGATATttcgccttatatagttgcaggcagTGGCTTTTTGTGAAGTACTAAGCATGTCGCTTGACTAAATACACCAAGCATTTAAGAGGCCgatttggccttctcttccaagtgatcATGATACTAAGcttcgctcgatatatcgagtTTGACGTTACAAGCTGTGGTATTTAGAGGAGGGATCTCAAATTGAGGGGAAATGACAAAGGGACACTTGTTAGCGGTgaaccaatgacgttctttaTATGGTGAACGCATAATATTGTGTGTTGTATACTAGACTTCTGTTTGGGGGGGTATATGACTGGGTTAGTTTTTGGGTATATTTCTGTCGTGacacagtaatatgtaagcattcggtctgaagggtgccatagctagtgaaattactgggcaaatgagacttaacatcttatgtctcatggtgacgagcgcgattgtattgcagctcagaatttttgtgcttttcaagaatcctgagcggtattgcattgaaatggacagggcgtatcaattaccatcaactgaacggcctgctcgtctcgtcccttattttcataaaaaaaatgttttaagtaCTAACTATATGAAATAATCTAgcacttacaaaaacaaaaatatcgaaaaaagcaAGAGTTAAGGACAATGATGATATAGgtgttatttgaaaaaaaaatggatctatatttaaaaaaaaaaaaagaaaacagtcgAGCACATTAATTAAATGGAACAATTGCTGCTAATATTTAGACTTTAACTTTACAACAGGCGACAGAAGATCTTGCACTTAACTAAAACTTTCAGTGATTAAAATTGGGCGTTAAAGGGTTGCTCACTTCAATGGCTATGCTATTGGATACCATAAACCTTTCCATTT is a window of Leptidea sinapis chromosome 23, ilLepSina1.1, whole genome shotgun sequence DNA encoding:
- the LOC126971218 gene encoding uncharacterized protein LOC126971218, whose amino-acid sequence is MFDKAQVSTNIRMKIALVFLLAAAVSAAPNTPQTHEVLELDYESFARDTPESRNFLINVLINQLFNFIRNVIANGSPIFGIPPLDPLKLGQIHLVVPAGLINLDLKLQDAAVSGIGGFLVHRSNLDLSKLSFDIEISVPYLNVTAGGYDLDGDILTAIPIYGKGRAEFIVEGFRFSAKLFLKQSDNKVSVILDRIDNIDFDIPSFKSKLTGAIGGGDIDGIVNSVVEDVIIDYVLRFRGAISKAAELVVLEVMNPVLEQLDTWRFLAPLLPRV
- the LOC126971219 gene encoding uncharacterized protein LOC126971219, producing the protein MDALKDSLNAMAEMFEQKMSEFQQGLDNGPITNTSLAAEFNSFRTFVLSAMNTLQRQVEFLGIEVDRLEMRRRRKMLLVHGVSEDKSEDVTSRVCKVVGEHLGVTGFSVASIKSSHRLGRPSEKKPRPIVVKFADVALRDKVWFSKTGFKGSGLTVSEFLTKSRHNLFMEARQRFGINKCWTRDGCIHIIGPDGSHHRAEWKADLHSIPQTSKQTSKPLTQGTASLTSRSKRTVKNK